The DNA segment GACCCAGGTGGAATACCTCAAGCACACTGAACACAAGGATTTCGCCGTGATCGACGCGGCCATGAACGACCTGATCCGTCCCGCCCTCTACGAGGCCTGGATGGACGTGGTGCCGGTTGCACCCCATGCCGGCATCGAGCGTACCTACGACCTGGTCGGCCCGATCTGCGAAACCGGCGACTTCCTCGCCCGCGAACGCAATCTGGTGCTGGCCGAGGGCGATCTGCTGGCGGTCCGCTCCGCCGGTGCCTACGGTTTCGTGATGAGTTCGAACTACAACACCCGCGGCCGTGCTGCCGAGGTGCTGGTAGATGGCGAACAGGCCTTTGAAGTGCGCCGTCGCGAAACCATCGAAGACCTTTATGCCGGCGAAAGCCTGCTGCCGCAGTGAGGGCGCAACCATGCTATTGCGCTTCACCAAGATGCACGGCCTCGGCAACGATTTCATGGTCCTCGACCTGGTCAGCCAGCACGCCCATATCCAGCCCAAGCACGCCAAGCAGTGGGGCGATCGCAACACCGGGATCGGCTTCGACCAGTTGCTGATCGTCGAGGCGCCCACCAACCCGGATGTCGACTTCCGCTATCGCATCTTCAACTCCGACGGTTCGGAAGTGGAGCAGTGCGGCAATGGTGCGCGCTGTTTCGCCCGCTTCGTGATCGACAAGCGCCTGACGGTGAAAAAGCGCATCCGCGTCGAAACCAAGAGCGGCATCATCGAGCTGGATGTCCGGCCTGATGGCCAGGTCACCGTGGACATGGGCCCGCCGCGCCTGGTCCCGCAGCAGATCCCTTTCATCGCCGACGACGAAGCCTTGAGCTATCCGGTCGAAGTCGATGACCAGACCGTCGAACTCGCCGCCATCTCCATGGGCAATCCCCATGCGGTGCTGCGAGTGGACGACGTCACCACGGCGCCGGTCCACAGCCTGGGGCCGAAAATGGAGCACCACCCACGCTTCCCGCAGCGGGTGAACGTCGGCTTCCTGCAGGTAGTCGACCGCAAGCATGCCAAGCTGCGCGTCTGGGAACGCGGCGCCGGGGAAACCCTGGCCTGCGGCACCGGCGCCTGCGCCGCTGCGGTGGCCGCCATCCGCCAGGGCTGGATGGACTCCCCGGTCCTGATCGACCTGCCGGGTGGCCGACTCTCCATCGAGTGGGCCGGTCCGGGGCAGCCCGTTATGATGACCGGACCCGCCGTCCGCGTATTCGAAGGACAGGTTCGCCTATGACCGACCAGCACCAGGAACCGCCGCAACACCTCGACTCCGAGACGGTGGCCGCCTACCTGCGCCTCCATCCGGAGTTCTTCGTCCGGCATGAAGAGCTGATTCCCGAACTCCGCATCCCCCATTTGCCGGGCGAAGCCGTGTCCCTGGTGGAACGCCAGGTGAAGCTGCTGCGCGAGCGCAACATCGAAATGCGCCATCGCCTGTCGCAACTGATGGATGTCGCACGGGAGAACGACCGACTGTTCGACAAGACCCGTCGCCTGGTGCTCGACCTGCTCGACGCCTCCAGCCTGGAGGAAGTGGTGGGTGCCGTCGAAGACAGCCTGCGCCATGAGTTCCAGGTGCCCTTCGTCAGCCTCATCCTGTTCAGCGAAGCCACCCTGCCGGTCGGCCGCAGCGTCACCTCCGCCGACGCGCACCAGAGCATCGGCGGCCTGCTGGCTGGAGGCAAGACCATCTGCGGCGTGCTGCGCAGCCACGAACTGGAATTCCTCTTCGGGGCCGACGAGCGCGACCAGGTCGGCTCCGCCGCCGTGGTCAGCCTGACCCACCAGGGCCTGCATGGCGTACTCGCCATCGGCAGTCCAGACCCGCAGCATTACAAGAGTTCCCTGGGCACCCTGTTCCTCGGCTACATCGCCGAAGTGCTAGCCCGGGTGCTGCCGCGCTTCGCCAGCCCCCTGCGATCGGTGAGATAAGCCGCCACCACGTATTCCAAGGAAGTCCCATGCAAGCCGACCTGGATGCCTACCTGAATCACCTGCGCAGCGAGCGCCAGGTCTCGGCGCACACCCTCGACGGCTACCACCGGGACCTGCTGAAGGTCTGCGCGCTCTGCGAAAAGTCCGGTATCGCCGACTGGAAAGACCTGGACGTCCGCAGCCTGCGCAGCTTCATCGCCCGCCTGCATCAAGACGGCCTGTCCAGCCGCAGCCTGGCCCGCCTGCTCTCGGCGGTGCGCGGCCTCTACCAGTACCTGATCCGCGAAGGCCACTGCCGCCATGACCCGGCCAACGGCCTCGCCGCCCCGAAGGGCGCCCGCCGCCTGCCCCGTGCACTGGATGCCGACCGCGCCCAGCAACTGCTGGACGGCGCAGTGGAAGACGATTTCATCGCCCGTCGCGACCAGGCCATGCTCGAACTCTTCTACTCCTCGGGCCTGCGCCTGTCCGAGCTGGTGGGCCTCGACCTAGACGGCCTCGACCTGCCCGCCGGCCTGGTGCGGGTCCGCGGCAAAGGCAACAAGACGCGTGAGCTGCCCGTCGGTCGCAAGGCCCGCGAGGCACTGGAAGAGTGGCTGCCATTGCGCGCCTCCACCCGTCCCGCCGAGCCGGCGGTGTTCGTCAGCCAGCAGGGCCGTCGCCTGTCACCGCGCGCCATCCAGCTGCGCGTGCGCCAGGCCGGAGTTCGTGAACTGGGCCAGCATTTGCACCCGCACATGCTGCGGCATTCCTTCGCCAGCCATATGCTGGAATCATCACAGGACCTGCGAGCGGTGCAGGAGCTGCTTGGCCACGCCGACATTTCCACCACCCAGATCTACACCCATCTGGATTTCCAGCACCTGGCCTCGGTCTATGACCGCGCCCACCCAAGGGCCAAGCGACGAGGAACGGACGAATGAGCATCCAGCTGATTACCTTCGACCTGGACGACACCCTCTGGGACAACCGTCCGGTGATCGAAGGCGCCGAAGCCGCCATGCGCGACTGGCTGATGGAACACACCCCGATCCTGGGCACCCTCCCGGTGGAGCATCTCTGGGCCATTCGCGGCGAGATCCTGGCTGCGGAGCCGACCCTCAAGCACCGCCTCAGTGAGCTGCGACGGCGCACGCTGCGGCGCGCACTGGAAGGCGTGGGTTACTCAGCGGAAGACGCCATCGATCTTGCCGAGGGCGCCTTCCAGGCCATGCTCCAGGCCCGTCACCGCATCACCTTCTACCCCGACACCGTGCCCACCCTGGAACGCCTGGCCAACCGTTACAGCCTGGGTGTAATCACCAACGGCAACGCCGACGTGCGCCGCCTGGGCCTGGCCGACTTCTTCAAGTTCGCGCTCTGCGCCGAAGAGCTGGGCATCGGCAAGCCTGATCCGGTGCCCTTCCTCGAAGCCCTCAAGCGCGGCGGCGTGAGCGCCGGGGAGGCCGTGCACATCGGCGACCACCCGGCCGACGACATCGAAGGCGCCCGCCGTGCCGGCCTGCGCGCCATCTGGTTCAACCCGCAGGGCAAGGACTGGACGGGCGAAAGGCTGCCGGATGCCGAGATTTCCAGCCTGGGAGAATTGCCCGGCGTGTTGGCACGCTGGGCGAAGTGGCACTGAGTGACTCGTAGGGTGCGCCATGCGCACCGGCTCCCGAGTTACAGCCTTTCGCGAATGAATTCGCTCAACCTTTAGAAGGTTGGTGCCGGCGGCGTTCCGCGAGAGCGCAGCGAAACCCAACGCAGGCGCCTGTGACTGGCCACGTTGGGCCTCGCAGGCTCGGACCAACCTACGGGGCCGCTGCATGGCTGATTGACATGGAATCTCCCCCAGACCGATGGCCTGCTCTTGTAGGTTGTGGCTGAGCTCCGTGAAGCCCAACGCCCAGCCCGACTGGGAGCCGTTGGGTTTCGCACCTCTACCCATCCTACGGCCTGCATTCGCACGGACCTTCCCGCCCCCATGAAAAAGCCCGCGCAATGGCGGGCTCTTTCGACGGGAGCCTGCCTCAGATGGGGCGGCTGCCGTACTTGCTGTCCGGCTTCTTCGGCGGGTCGGCTACCACATTGGGCTCGACCTCCTGCACCTTGCCACCACGGGCCAGGAATTCTTCCATAGCCCTGGCCAGGGCATCGCGCTCTTTCTGCTTGGCTTCGATGCTGGGCATCTCTTCAGCTTCGACCGCAGCCTTGGCCTTCTTCCCGGAGGGAGCAGGGGCCTCGCTTTCATCGTCGCCATCGCCATCATCGGCTGCAGCCAGCTCTTCGCCGTCGTCCTCGTCGGCCGCTTCCAGCTCGTCTTGTTCCAGTTCTTCGTCGCTCATGTTCTACCTCATGCCTTGCCAA comes from the Pseudomonas sp. TCU-HL1 genome and includes:
- the dapF gene encoding diaminopimelate epimerase → MLLRFTKMHGLGNDFMVLDLVSQHAHIQPKHAKQWGDRNTGIGFDQLLIVEAPTNPDVDFRYRIFNSDGSEVEQCGNGARCFARFVIDKRLTVKKRIRVETKSGIIELDVRPDGQVTVDMGPPRLVPQQIPFIADDEALSYPVEVDDQTVELAAISMGNPHAVLRVDDVTTAPVHSLGPKMEHHPRFPQRVNVGFLQVVDRKHAKLRVWERGAGETLACGTGACAAAVAAIRQGWMDSPVLIDLPGGRLSIEWAGPGQPVMMTGPAVRVFEGQVRL
- a CDS encoding DUF484 family protein → MTDQHQEPPQHLDSETVAAYLRLHPEFFVRHEELIPELRIPHLPGEAVSLVERQVKLLRERNIEMRHRLSQLMDVARENDRLFDKTRRLVLDLLDASSLEEVVGAVEDSLRHEFQVPFVSLILFSEATLPVGRSVTSADAHQSIGGLLAGGKTICGVLRSHELEFLFGADERDQVGSAAVVSLTHQGLHGVLAIGSPDPQHYKSSLGTLFLGYIAEVLARVLPRFASPLRSVR
- the xerC gene encoding tyrosine recombinase XerC; amino-acid sequence: MQADLDAYLNHLRSERQVSAHTLDGYHRDLLKVCALCEKSGIADWKDLDVRSLRSFIARLHQDGLSSRSLARLLSAVRGLYQYLIREGHCRHDPANGLAAPKGARRLPRALDADRAQQLLDGAVEDDFIARRDQAMLELFYSSGLRLSELVGLDLDGLDLPAGLVRVRGKGNKTRELPVGRKAREALEEWLPLRASTRPAEPAVFVSQQGRRLSPRAIQLRVRQAGVRELGQHLHPHMLRHSFASHMLESSQDLRAVQELLGHADISTTQIYTHLDFQHLASVYDRAHPRAKRRGTDE
- a CDS encoding HAD family hydrolase; amino-acid sequence: MSIQLITFDLDDTLWDNRPVIEGAEAAMRDWLMEHTPILGTLPVEHLWAIRGEILAAEPTLKHRLSELRRRTLRRALEGVGYSAEDAIDLAEGAFQAMLQARHRITFYPDTVPTLERLANRYSLGVITNGNADVRRLGLADFFKFALCAEELGIGKPDPVPFLEALKRGGVSAGEAVHIGDHPADDIEGARRAGLRAIWFNPQGKDWTGERLPDAEISSLGELPGVLARWAKWH
- the sutA gene encoding transcriptional regulator SutA encodes the protein MSDEELEQDELEAADEDDGEELAAADDGDGDDESEAPAPSGKKAKAAVEAEEMPSIEAKQKERDALARAMEEFLARGGKVQEVEPNVVADPPKKPDSKYGSRPI